The nucleotide sequence ACTATGTATCTGTTCACCAAATACGATGTTATTCACATCAATACCCATATCACGAGCAAGTAATAATCGGTTTTCCACTACATGACTTGCATCATCTCCGACGTGAAAACCGACATTGAGGGAACGATACACGCCTTGACTGACGCCTCCATCACGTCGTGAAAAACCCCCGCTGACCTTATTCAATAGCCACTGATCTAGCAAAATCAACCGCGTCATCTTCGTTCCCCCCACTATAGTACCTGTATCGTAACATAAAACGATGGGCACGGGGAAACCGTTTATGGTTAAAATAAAAATGACCGCAGCGCGGTCAATAGCCGCTCGAGTGTCCTCCAGAACGACTTTCTTGCAATTCATTTGATTCTAGTAACCCCTGTCGCAAATCAACTAAAACCACATCTGAACCGATTTTAACAATCTGTGTCCATGGAATCACAATTTCTTCTCCCCCAGCCATTAAACCAAAAAAGCGACCACTTTGGGGGATGATCATGGATCGTATAAGTCCAGTTTCCAAATCAATATCCAGATCGCCAATTGAGCCCAATTTGCGACCATCAACAATATTGATAACATCCTTTGCTTGCAGTTCAGAAGCTCTCATCGCACACACGCCTTAGGTATGACATCAGCCTAAAAGACTGCTCACTAATAAGGTATGTGCGATAAAAAAAACTTTTACACAATCACGAGTTTTACTTAATATATTTTTGCATATGACCAATCGCTGCTTTCTCAAGACGAGAAACTTGCGCTTGTGAAATTCCGATTTCATCAGCAACTTCCATTTGCGTTTTTCCCTCAAAAAAGCGCATGGCTAAAATTCTCTTTTCGCGCTCAGACAATCGTCTCATGGCCTCCTTGATGGCGATTGATTCAACCCACGATGAATCAAGATTGGTGTCATCCTTAATTTGATCCATCACGTAGATCGGTTCCCCACCATCGTGATAAATGGGTTCAAATAAAGAAACCGGATCCTGAATCGCATCAAGCGCGAAGATTACCTCTTCTTTTGCTACCTCCATAGCTTGTGATATCTCCATAATGGTTGGTTCTCGCAGATTCCGATTCGTTAGACTATCGCGAATCTGGAGTGCTTTATACGCGATATCACGAAGGGAGCGGCTCACTCGAATCGGATTATTATCACGTAAATAGCGCCTGATTTCTCCGATAATCATCGGAACAGCATAGGTAGAAAATTTCACATTTTGACCAAGATCAAAGTTGTCGATGGCTTTCATAAGACCTATACATCCCACTTGAAAGAGATCATCAACATACTCTCCGCGATTATTAAAGCGTTGGATGACAGAAAGTACCAGACGCAAATTACCGTTTACAAGTTTTTCGCGTGCATAGTGTTGTCCACTTTGAAGCTCCGTAAACAATTTCCTCATCTCAACATTGGTTAGGACTGGAAGTTGCGAGGTATTGACGCCGCAAATTTCAACTTTGTTGCGCTTCAAATTTTTCCCCCCAAGCGAGCCATACCGAATCGATTCGTGTTTCAGTATGTCCCGGCCAGGGAGAATTATGCAGTTATATCATTTTGTTAAACTCTTTGCGCAAGCGTTTTATAATACGCTTTTCTAGTCTCGAAATATAAGATTGCGATATTCCAAGCAAGTCTGCAACATCCTTTTGTGTCATCTCCTTTCTCCCTGCTAAACCAAACCGCAACTCCATGATTCTTTTTTCTCGATCTGTTAATTTTTCTAGTGCTCCATATAACAACGTACGATCAACCTCATCTTCAATATCGCGATAGATCGTGTCTCCCTCTGTGCCAAGTACATCAGATAGAAGAAGTTCATTGCCATCCCAATCCACATTTAAAGGCTCATCAAAGGACACTTCAATACGTACTTTATTATTGCGCCGCAAAAACATCAAAATTTCATTTTCAATGCAGCGAGAAGCATACGTTGCTAGTTTGATTTTCTTTTCGATATCAAACGTATTGATCGCTTTAATGAGCCCTATCGTGCCTATGGATACGAGATCCTCTATGTTCACGCCAGTATTCTCAAATTTGCGAGCAATGTACACGACCAATCGCAAATTCCGTTCAATCAGCAACGACCGTACAGCCTCATCGCCGCTCGGTAACTTTCCAAGTAAGAACTCCTCTTCTTCCCGAGTTAGGGGCGGTGGCAATGCCTCTGAACCGCCGACATAATAAATTCGTTCTGGACCAGCCCCAATTTTAAGCAGTATGCGAAGAATGAGAAGTCTCATCTGAAGACGTACGCGAACGGGTGTTAACACCACTCTCTCTCCCTTCAACCAGTAACCCTGCAGTACTACCCGGCAATATACAGTCGAATTGATCCACCATAGAGAATCCATCCGTTTGTAAGGCGATAAATAATGGTGCAAGCGAGATCTCTAATTCATCGATACAGGCAATGACTTTATCTGGTCGAATGGCTAGCAAATAGCCCGTGTTCCCTGCAACTCCTCGATACGGCACGATGCTAATGCGCGTCGCAAAATTCCCAAGTTCAGAAGTCTGTTGATACACCATTGCAAGTGGGTCGATTCCATCTCTCATGGCGTTTTTTAATAATGGTGGTAAGAGACTTTCAAGCGCTGCCATTTTAGCAACTGCAACCGGCGTTTTCGTAATTGGA is from Sulfoacidibacillus ferrooxidans and encodes:
- the sigG gene encoding RNA polymerase sporulation sigma factor SigG, yielding MKRNKVEICGVNTSQLPVLTNVEMRKLFTELQSGQHYAREKLVNGNLRLVLSVIQRFNNRGEYVDDLFQVGCIGLMKAIDNFDLGQNVKFSTYAVPMIIGEIRRYLRDNNPIRVSRSLRDIAYKALQIRDSLTNRNLREPTIMEISQAMEVAKEEVIFALDAIQDPVSLFEPIYHDGGEPIYVMDQIKDDTNLDSSWVESIAIKEAMRRLSEREKRILAMRFFEGKTQMEVADEIGISQAQVSRLEKAAIGHMQKYIK
- a CDS encoding YlmC/YmxH family sporulation protein → MRASELQAKDVINIVDGRKLGSIGDLDIDLETGLIRSMIIPQSGRFFGLMAGGEEIVIPWTQIVKIGSDVVLVDLRQGLLESNELQESRSGGHSSGY
- the sigE gene encoding RNA polymerase sporulation sigma factor SigE, encoding MRLLILRILLKIGAGPERIYYVGGSEALPPPLTREEEEFLLGKLPSGDEAVRSLLIERNLRLVVYIARKFENTGVNIEDLVSIGTIGLIKAINTFDIEKKIKLATYASRCIENEILMFLRRNNKVRIEVSFDEPLNVDWDGNELLLSDVLGTEGDTIYRDIEDEVDRTLLYGALEKLTDREKRIMELRFGLAGRKEMTQKDVADLLGISQSYISRLEKRIIKRLRKEFNKMI